Proteins encoded in a region of the Cyclopterus lumpus isolate fCycLum1 chromosome 23, fCycLum1.pri, whole genome shotgun sequence genome:
- the ifrd1 gene encoding interferon-related developmental regulator 1, which yields MPRNKKKNSRPGGQHGNVHPFSDEDASIETLSHCSSFSDTASVADEGGEAGDDTAQEDFQYKLKGFIDSTVDKSAKTRQGALDGLKTAMATRILYEFISERRMTITDSIERCLKKGKGEEQRAAASLACLLCIQLGSGIESEEVFKTLKPIFKNILADGSANIQARQAVATGLGLCTLVAEDDILDVHATMECFENLFTRSYARMDGTCPLISPQTSQLHTNALLSWALLLTICTANQLKDILCTHLPKLPRLLESEDVNMRIAAGETIALLFELARDMDSEFEFDAWEQLCDKLNALATDCNKHRAKTDKRKQRSVFRDVLKAVEEGDFQCETIRFGTERMIIDSWVRKRTYDAFREFVGSGMNYHLQANEFIRDVFELGPPMLVDSATMKAMKISRFERHLHNSAAFKARTKARSKFRDKRVDVGEF from the exons ATGCcgaggaacaagaagaagaatagCAGGCCGG GGGGGCAACATGGAAATGTGCATCCTTTCAGTGATGAGGATGCCTCCATTGAGACCCTCAGTCATTGCAGCAGCTTCAGTGACACCGCCAGTGTCGCagatgaag GTGGAGAGGCCGGCGATGACACAGCCCAGGAGGATTTCCAGTACAAGCTAAAGGGGTTCATAGACAGCACGGTTGATAAGAG TGCTAAGACCAGACAAGGAGCACTGGATGGGCTTAAGACGGCAATGGCCACACGGATCCTGTACGAGTTCATCTCAGAGAGAAGGATGACTATCACAGACAGCATTGAACGCTGCCTCAAGAAAG GCAAAGGTGAGGAGCAGCGAGCAGCAGCTTCTTTAGCCTGCCTGCTGTGTATCCAGCTGGGTTCGGGCATCGAGAGTGAGGAGGTGTTCAAGACTCTGAAACCCATCTTCAAAAACATCCTGGCAGATGGATCAGCCAACATACAAGCCAGACAGGCT GTTGCCACAGGTCTGGGCCTCTGTACTTTAGTTGCAGAGGATGACATTTTG GACGTGCATGCTACCATGGAGTGCTTTGAGAACCTGTTCACCCGGTCCTATGCGAGGATGGATGGTACCTGTCCTTTGATCAGTCCCCAGACGAGCCAGCTCCACACCAACGCCTTGCTGTCCTGGGCACTGCTGCTCACCATCTGCACCGCCAACCAGCTCAAAGACATCCTGTGCAC ACACCTGCCTAAACTGCCAAGATTGCTGGAAAGTGAGGATGTCAACATGAGAATTGCTGCAGGGGAGACGATTGCCCTGCTCTTTGAGTTGGCCAGAGACATGGACTCA GAGTTTGAGTTTGATGCATGGGAGCAACTTTGTGACAAACTGAACGCGTTGGCCACAGACTGTAACAAGCACAGAGCCAAGACCGACAAGAGGAAGCAGCGGTCGGTGTTCAGAGACGTACTCAAGGCTGTTGAG GAGGGGGACTTTCAGTGTGAGACCATTCGCTTTGGGACGGAGCGCATGATCATTGACAGCTGGGTGAGAAAGAGGACATATGATGCCTTCAGAGAGTTTGTGGGCTCTGGAATGAACTACCACTTGCAg GCAAATGAATTCATCCGAGACGTGTTTGAACTGGGACCACCGATGCTGGTGGATTCCGCCACAATGAAGGCCATGAAAATCTCTCGCTTTGAAAGG CATCTCCACAACTCTGCTGCATTCAAGGCTCGGACGAAAGCCAGAAGCAAGTTCAGGGACAAGAGAGTGGACGTGGGAGAATTTTAA